The following DNA comes from Streptomyces sp. NBC_00690.
GGAGATTCCCTTCGACCTCCTGGTCGAGGCGATCGAGTCGGCCCTCCTCATCGCGTACCACCGCACCGAGGGCAGCCGCCGTCACGCTCGGGTAGTGCTGAGCCGGGAGACCGGTCATGTGACGGTGTGGGCCAAGGAGGACGCGGCCGATCTGGAGGAGGGCCAGGAGCCCAAGGAGTTCGACGACACTCCGTCGGACTTTGGCCGGATCGCCGCGACCACGGCCCGGCAGGTCATCCAGCAGCGGCTGCGGGACGCCGAGAATGACGTCACCTTCGGCGAGTACGCCCGCCGCGAGGGCGACATCGTCGCCGGCATGGTCCAGCAGGGCAAGGACCCGAAGAACGTCCTGGTGAAGCTGGACGACAAGTTGGAGGCCATCCTGCCGGTGCAGGAGCAGGTCCCCGGCGAGGAGTACACCCACGGGCTGCGGCTGCGCACCTATGTGGTGCGGGTGGCCAAGGGAGTGCGCGGTCCGTCCGTCACCCTCTCGCGGACCCATCCGAACCTGGTGAAGAAGCTCTTCGCGCTGGAGGTCCCGGAGATCGCGGACGGCAGTGTGGAGATCGCGGCGATCGCCCGTGAGGCCGGTCATCGCACCAAGATCGCGGTCCGCTCCACCCGCTCGGGGCTCAACGCCAAGGGCGCCTGTATCGGCCCCATGGGCGGTCGCGTGCGCAATGTGATGGCCGAGCTGCTCGGCGAGAAGATCGACATCGTTGACTGGTCGGACGACCCTGCCGAGATGGTGGCCAACGCGCTCTCGCCGGCTCGGGTCAGCAAGGTCGAGGTCGTCGATCTGGCCGCGCGTTCGGCCCGGGTGACGGTGCCGGACTACCAGCTGTCCCTGGCGATCGGCAAGGAGGGGCAGAACGCCCGGCTGGCCGCTCGGCTGACCGGCTGGCGCATCGACATCCGCCCCGACACCGAGCAGCCCGCCGACGGTTCCGATGCCGACACGGGCGCCGACCGGGCCCGCCGCGAGCGCTGACCCGACCGCCCGGCACTGAGCCGGGCGCTGGGGTGGCCTCCCATATGCTGCGGTGGTCACCTATATCAAGACAACGAACGTTCGATTCTTGCCCCAAACGGGTGGGGTCGCAACGGGGAGGTAGACTTAAACGTGTCTGGCCGGACGTATGCCCGCCTACGCCCTGAACGCACCTGCGTGGGCTGCCGGGAACGAGCGGCCAAGACCGATCTGCTGCGCATCGTGGTGGTCGGAGGCGAATGCGTCCCCGATGATCGCGGTACGCTGCCCGGCCGGGGTGCATATGTACACCCCGCCATGGACTGTCTCGATCTGGCTGTACGACGCCGGGCGTTTCCCCGGGCCTTCAAGGCCAAGGGACCGCTCGACACGGCCGGAGTGCATCGGCATCTGCACGACGCGCACGAGACGGCGCAGACAGCACCGCAATGAAGATGTACGGCACGGAATCCCGTGCGGTCAGGTACCTCGCGAGTCGGAAGTAGGTCGAGATTGCGATGAGCACCCCTCGATGAGTACGCGATGAGTACGCCCATGAAGTAGCGACGGTCCGGCGGTAACCCGGACCTAAAAGGAGCGAAGTGGCTAAGGTCCGGGTATACGAACTCGCCAAGGAGTTCGGCGTCGAGAGCAAGGTCGTCATGGCCAAGCTCCAAGAACTCGGTGAATTCGTCCGTTCGGCTTCCTCGACGATCGAGGCGCCGGTTGTACGCAAGTTGACTGACGCTTTGCAGGGACCCGGCTCCGCCGGCAAGTCCGCTGCCAAGCCCGGCGCGCCCCGCAAGGCAGCGCCTTCCCCCGCCCCCCGTCCGGGTGGCCCCACTCCCGGTGCGCCCTCCGCGGCGTCCCCGGCACGTCCTGCTGCTCCCAAGCCCGGCGCCCCGGCCCCCCGGCCGGCTGCCGCCGAAGCGCCTTCGAGCAGCGCCCCCAGCACGCCGGCCCCGGCAGCTTCGGGTCCGCGTCCGGGCCCCAAGCCCGCTCCGGCCAAGCCCGCCCCGGCGAACCCGGTGCCCGCGGCGGAGTTCTCCGCCCCGGCCCCGGCCCAGCCCGCCGCACCGCAGCAGGCTTCCCGTCCCGCCGCAACCCCCGGCCCTCGTCCGGCTCGTCCGGCCCCGGCCGGCGGTCAGCGCGACGGTGGCCAGCGTGATGGCGGACAGCGTGATGGCGGACAGGGTCGTGGTGGCGACCGCGGCGACCGAGGTGGACGTCCCGCCGGCCAGGGTGCCCCGCGCCCCGGCGGCAGCCGTCCGGCCGGTCCCCGTCCGGGCAACAACCCCTTCACCTCCGGTGGCTCCACCGGCATGGCGCGTCCGCAGACCCCTCGTCCCGGTGGCGCACCCCGCCCCGGTGGCCAGGGTGCTCCCGGCGCACCGCGCCCGCAGGGTGGCCCCGGTGGCGCGCCTCGTCCGCAGGGTCAGGGCGGCGCCCGCCCGTCCCCGGGTGGGATGCCTCGTCCGCAGGCCCCCCGTCCCGGTGGCGGTCCCGCAGGTAACCGCCCGAACCCGGGCATGATGCCGCAGCGTCCTGCTGCCGGTCCCCGCCCCGGCGGCGGTCCTGGTGGCGGTGGCCGCGGTCCCGGTACGGGCGCCGGTCGTCCCGGTGGCGGTGGCGGTGCCGGTCGTCCCGGTGGCGGTGGCGGCGGTTTCGCCGGTCGTCCCGGTGGCGGTGGCGGTGGCGGTCGTCCCGGTGGCGGTGGCGGCGGTTTCGCCGGTCGTCCCGGTGGCGGTGGCCCCGGTGGTGGCGGCGGCTTCGGCGGCGGTCGTCCCGGTTTCGCCGGTCGTCCCGGTGGCCCCGGTGGCCGTGGTGGCACACAGGGCGCGTTCGGTCGCCCCGGCGGCCCGGCTCGTCGTGGTCGCAAGTCGAAGCGGCAGAGGCGCCAGGAGTACGAGGCCATGCAGGCCCCGTCGGTCGGCGGCGTGATGTTGCCTCGCGGCAACGGCGAGACCATTCGCCTGTCGCGCGGTGCGTCCCTCACCGACTTCGCGGAGAAGATCAACGCCAACCCGGCGTCGCTCGTCGCGGTCATGATGAACCTCGGCGAGATGGTCACCGCGACCCAGTCCGTCTCCGACGACACGCTCGTCATGCTGGCCCAGGAGATGAACTACCTGGTCCAGATCGTCAGCCCGGAGGAGGAGGACCGCGAGCTCCTGGAGTCCTTCGACATCGAGTTCGGCGAGGACGAGGGCGGCGAAGAGCAGCTCGTCTCCCGTCCGCCGGTCGTGACCGTCATGGGTCACGTCGACCACGGTAAGACCCGACTGCTCGACGCGATCCGCAAGACGAACGTCGTGGCGGGCGAGGCCGGTGGCATCACCCAGCACATCGGTGCCTACCAGGTGAAGACCGAGGTGAACGGCGAGGACCGCCGGATCACCTTTATCGACACCCCCGGTCACGAGGCGTTCACCGCCATGCGTGCCCGTGGTGCCAAGTCGACCGACATCGCGATCCTCGTGGTGGCGGCCAACGACGGCGTCATGCCCCAGACGATCGAAGCGTTGAACCACGCCAAGGCGGCCGACGTGCCGATCGTGGTCGCGGTCAACAAGATCGACGTCGAGGGCGCCGACCCGACGAAGGTGCGCGGACAGCTCACCGAGTTCGGTCTGGTGGCCGAGGAGTACGGCGGCGACACCATGTTCGTCGACATCTCCGCCAAGCAGGGTCTGAACATCGACTCCCTGCTGGAGGCCGTGGTCCTGACCGCGGACGCCTCGCTCGACCTGCGCGCCAACCCGGAGCAGGACGCACAGGGCATCGCGATCGAAGCCCACCTCGACCGCGGCCGTGGTGCCGTGGCGACCGTCCTGGTCCAGCGAGGCACGCTGCGCGTCGGCGACACGATGGTCGCGGGCGACGCCTACGGCCGAGTGCGCGCCATGCTCGACGACAAGGGCGAGAACGTGGAAGAGGCGGGTCCCTCGACTCCGGTCCTCGTCCTCGGTCTCACCAACGTCCCGGGCGCCGGCGACAACTTCCTGGTGGTCGACGAGGACCGTACGGCCCGTCAGATCGCCGAGAAGCGCGCTGCCCGTGAGCGCAACGCGGCCTTCGCCAAGCGCACCCGCAGGGTCTCCCTGGAGGACCTGGACAAGGTGCTCAAGGCCGGCCTCGTGCAGGACCTCAACATCATCATCAAGGGTGACGCGTCCGGTTCGGTGGAGGCTCTTGAGTCCTCGCTGCTCCAGCTCGATGTGGGCGAGGAGGTCGACATCCGCGTGCTGCACCGTGGCGTGGGTGCGGTCACCGAGTCCGACATCGACCTGGCGATGGGCTCCGACGCCATCGTCATCGGCTTCAACGTCCGGGCGGCCGGTCGTGCCGCGCAGATGGCGGAGCGCGAGGGCGTCGACGTCCGGTACTACTCGGTGATCTACCAGGCCATCGAGGAGATCGAGGCGGCCCTGAAGGGCATGCTGAAGCCGGAGTACGAAGAGGTCGAGCTCGGTACGGCGGAGATCCGCGAGGTCTTCCGCTCCTCCAAGCTGGGCAACATCGCGGGTGTTCTCATCCGCTCCGGCGAGGTCAAGCGGAACACCAAGGCCCGTCTCATCCGCGATGGCAAGGTCGTCGCGGAGAGCCTCAACATCGAGGGCCTGCGTCGCTTCAAGGACGACGTCACCGAGATTCGGGAAGGGTTCGAGGGCGGTATCAACCTCGGAAACTTCAACGACATCAAGATCGACGACGTTATTGCGACGTACGAGATGCGCGAGAAGCCGCGCGGCTGATCGCACACGGCACGGCCGGGGCCGGTCGGCGGGAAAACCCGTCGATCGGCCCCGGCCGCCGCATGTACGGTTCTGGTGGCCCCACCCTCGGCATTCGATCCGGTGGGCCCACCTCAATCGCACATGAACCCGAACCGGCGGGACATCCGGACATACATGTATGTGGGGACGCTGTCCTTCGATCTGCTCCTCGGCGACGTACGGTCGTTGAAGGAGAAGCGCTCCGTGATCCGCCCGATAGTCGCCGAGATACAACGGAAGTTCTCGGTGAGCGTGGCGGAGACCGGGGACCAGGACCTCTACCGCAGGGCCGAAATCGGCCTGGCGGTGGTATCAGGGGACGCAGCGCACCTCACAGCAGTACTGGACCGGTGCGAGCGCTTTGTCGCGGGCCGGCCAGAGGTGGAGCTGCTCTCAGTTCGACGCAGGCTCCACAGCGACGAAGACTGATGGCAAGGCAAGCAGGTAAGAAGGAGAAGGACCAGTGGCCGACAACGCGCGGGCGAAGAAACTGGCGGACCTCATCCGGGAAGTGGTCGCGGAGAAGCTACAGCGCGGTGTCAAGGACCCGCGGCTGGGCACCCATGTGACCATCACCGACACCCGGGTCACCGGAGATCTGCGGGAGGCCACGGTCTTCTACACGGTCTACGGCGACGACGAGGACCGGGCGAGCGCTGCTGCGGGGTTCCAGAGCGCCAAGGGCGTACTGCGCAGCGCGGTCGGGGCCGCGGCGGGAACCAAGTTCACGCCCACCCTGACTTTCGTGGCGGATGCGCTCCCGGAGAACGCCAAGACGATCGAAGACCTCCTCGACAAGGCACGTGCCTCGGACGAGAAGGTGCGCGAGACGTCCTCGGGCGCGACCTATGCGGGCGAAGCGGACCCGTACCGCAAGCCGGAGGACGAGGACGACACCTCCGCATGACACAGCAGAACACCCCCGACGGCCTGGTCATCGTCGACAAGCCGTCGGGCTTCACCTCCCACGACGTCGTCGCCAAGATGCGCGGCATCGCCCGGACCCGCCGCGTCGGACACGCCGGGACGCTCGACCCCATGGCGACCGGTGTCCTGGTGCTCGGTATCGAGCGGGCCACCAAGCTCCTCGGGCACCTCGCGCTCACCGAGAAGGAGTACCTGGGCACTATCCGCCTGGGTCAGACGACC
Coding sequences within:
- a CDS encoding YlxR family protein — protein: MSGRTYARLRPERTCVGCRERAAKTDLLRIVVVGGECVPDDRGTLPGRGAYVHPAMDCLDLAVRRRAFPRAFKAKGPLDTAGVHRHLHDAHETAQTAPQ
- the infB gene encoding translation initiation factor IF-2: MAKVRVYELAKEFGVESKVVMAKLQELGEFVRSASSTIEAPVVRKLTDALQGPGSAGKSAAKPGAPRKAAPSPAPRPGGPTPGAPSAASPARPAAPKPGAPAPRPAAAEAPSSSAPSTPAPAASGPRPGPKPAPAKPAPANPVPAAEFSAPAPAQPAAPQQASRPAATPGPRPARPAPAGGQRDGGQRDGGQRDGGQGRGGDRGDRGGRPAGQGAPRPGGSRPAGPRPGNNPFTSGGSTGMARPQTPRPGGAPRPGGQGAPGAPRPQGGPGGAPRPQGQGGARPSPGGMPRPQAPRPGGGPAGNRPNPGMMPQRPAAGPRPGGGPGGGGRGPGTGAGRPGGGGGAGRPGGGGGGFAGRPGGGGGGGRPGGGGGGFAGRPGGGGPGGGGGFGGGRPGFAGRPGGPGGRGGTQGAFGRPGGPARRGRKSKRQRRQEYEAMQAPSVGGVMLPRGNGETIRLSRGASLTDFAEKINANPASLVAVMMNLGEMVTATQSVSDDTLVMLAQEMNYLVQIVSPEEEDRELLESFDIEFGEDEGGEEQLVSRPPVVTVMGHVDHGKTRLLDAIRKTNVVAGEAGGITQHIGAYQVKTEVNGEDRRITFIDTPGHEAFTAMRARGAKSTDIAILVVAANDGVMPQTIEALNHAKAADVPIVVAVNKIDVEGADPTKVRGQLTEFGLVAEEYGGDTMFVDISAKQGLNIDSLLEAVVLTADASLDLRANPEQDAQGIAIEAHLDRGRGAVATVLVQRGTLRVGDTMVAGDAYGRVRAMLDDKGENVEEAGPSTPVLVLGLTNVPGAGDNFLVVDEDRTARQIAEKRAARERNAAFAKRTRRVSLEDLDKVLKAGLVQDLNIIIKGDASGSVEALESSLLQLDVGEEVDIRVLHRGVGAVTESDIDLAMGSDAIVIGFNVRAAGRAAQMAEREGVDVRYYSVIYQAIEEIEAALKGMLKPEYEEVELGTAEIREVFRSSKLGNIAGVLIRSGEVKRNTKARLIRDGKVVAESLNIEGLRRFKDDVTEIREGFEGGINLGNFNDIKIDDVIATYEMREKPRG
- the nusA gene encoding transcription termination factor NusA, coding for MDIDVKLLKGLAQEKEIPFDLLVEAIESALLIAYHRTEGSRRHARVVLSRETGHVTVWAKEDAADLEEGQEPKEFDDTPSDFGRIAATTARQVIQQRLRDAENDVTFGEYARREGDIVAGMVQQGKDPKNVLVKLDDKLEAILPVQEQVPGEEYTHGLRLRTYVVRVAKGVRGPSVTLSRTHPNLVKKLFALEVPEIADGSVEIAAIAREAGHRTKIAVRSTRSGLNAKGACIGPMGGRVRNVMAELLGEKIDIVDWSDDPAEMVANALSPARVSKVEVVDLAARSARVTVPDYQLSLAIGKEGQNARLAARLTGWRIDIRPDTEQPADGSDADTGADRARRER
- the rbfA gene encoding 30S ribosome-binding factor RbfA — protein: MADNARAKKLADLIREVVAEKLQRGVKDPRLGTHVTITDTRVTGDLREATVFYTVYGDDEDRASAAAGFQSAKGVLRSAVGAAAGTKFTPTLTFVADALPENAKTIEDLLDKARASDEKVRETSSGATYAGEADPYRKPEDEDDTSA
- a CDS encoding DUF503 domain-containing protein: MYVGTLSFDLLLGDVRSLKEKRSVIRPIVAEIQRKFSVSVAETGDQDLYRRAEIGLAVVSGDAAHLTAVLDRCERFVAGRPEVELLSVRRRLHSDED